The Dehalogenimonas lykanthroporepellens BL-DC-9 genome includes a window with the following:
- a CDS encoding DOMON domain protein (KEGG: ton:TON_0876 DOMON~PFAM: DOMON domain protein~SMART: DOMON domain protein) — MTLTSFRKPLFLLLAVMLGSAVLLAGCGDNGDPDPTTSAPPTTSFPTGPISFPQGKYQNHETYNDVITVATSNDDGSISVGIKARTTGWIGIALSLSLQKAGADLWMLAVDSGGNVIAIDSYNPGYSGSHPPDTAYNGQNDLYDITGSEVNGITTIEFKRHLNTLDPYDVRIVNGINSFIWAIGPSDNFFEEHSLVAFGEINARIEHP; from the coding sequence TTATTAGCAGTAATGCTCGGTTCGGCGGTATTGCTAGCCGGCTGTGGTGACAATGGAGACCCTGACCCCACTACTTCGGCGCCACCCACTACGTCGTTTCCGACAGGCCCGATTTCCTTCCCACAAGGCAAATACCAGAATCATGAAACCTATAATGACGTTATTACGGTGGCTACAAGCAACGACGACGGTAGTATTTCGGTTGGTATCAAAGCCCGAACAACCGGTTGGATAGGCATAGCCTTGAGTCTAAGCCTGCAAAAGGCCGGAGCTGACCTCTGGATGTTAGCTGTCGATTCCGGCGGAAACGTAATAGCAATCGATTCTTATAATCCTGGCTATTCCGGCAGTCATCCACCGGATACTGCCTATAATGGCCAAAACGACCTTTACGATATTACCGGAAGTGAAGTAAACGGTATCACAACGATCGAATTCAAACGGCACCTCAATACACTTGACCCGTATGACGTTCGGATTGTCAACGGTATCAATTCTTTTATCTGGGCGATCGGTCCGTCCGATAATTTTTTTGAAGAACATTCTCTGGTTGCTTTCGGGGAAATCAACGCCCGAATCGAACATCCATAA